A stretch of Malassezia japonica chromosome 6, complete sequence DNA encodes these proteins:
- a CDS encoding uncharacterized protein (EggNog:ENOG503P5RA; COG:C), whose product MAVRAKSTSTLPTEAPPAPTEEARGDFVRPRVEDHHLMSNKEVPIAEPQTPPEVLEYGVEQAPNALETWSQDQRPKVDAMKGPRFEQVDMAFQPQSLSAMELISNVPIQMTTKRVVPCDGGDGPLGHPRVYINLDKPGPKGCPYCGIRYQKEEHHFHYVP is encoded by the exons ATGGCTGTCCGTGCCAAGAGCACTTCGACGCTCCCCACGGAGGCTCCGCCCGCGCCCACCGAGGAGGCCCGCGGCGACTTTGTCCGCCCGCGTGTTGAGGACCACCACCTGATGTCGAACAAGGAGGTGCCCATTGCGGAGCCGCAGACCCCTCCGGAGGTTCTCGAGTACGGTGTGGAGCAGGCGCCGAATGCGCTGGAGACCTGGTCGCAGGACCAGCGGCCGAAGGTCGATGCCATGAAGGGCCCGCGcttcgagcaggtcgatATGGCGTTCCAGCCCCAGTCTCTGTCGGCCATGGAGCTCATCAGCAACGTGCCGATTCAGATGACGAcgaagcgcgtcgtgccgtGCGATGGTG GCGACGGCCCCCTTGGTCACCCCCGTGTATACATCAACCTG GACAAGCCGGGTCCCAAGGGCTGCCCTTACTG CGGTATTCGCTACCAGAAGGAGGAGCACCACTTCCACTACGTGCCCTAA